The following is a genomic window from Candidatus Zixiibacteriota bacterium.
CGGTTCCGGGTGCACCGGTTCGCGCTTTCTCAACGGCACGCTCGACCTGCACCTGGAGCTGGAGGAGCGGCTGGCCCGGTTCATGCAGCGCCCGGCCGCCCTGGTCTTCTCCACCGGTTTCCAGACCAACCTGGGGACGATTGCGACGCTCGTGGGTAAGAACGACGCCGTCGTGATCGACCGCAGCGACCACGCGAGCATAGTCGACGGCACCCGGCTCTCCTTCGGCAAGGTGTACAAGTTCGCCCACAACAACACGGAGGATCTCGACCGGGTGCTCGCCCGCGTCCGGCGCGAGATCACCCGCGGCGGCGTTATCATTGTCGTCGACGGCGTCTTCTCCATGGAGGGCGACATCATCAATCTCGCCGACCTGGTCCCGGTGGCCGAGAAGTACAACGCGCGGGTGCTGGTTGACGACGCCCACGCGGTGGGCGTTCTCGGCAAGACCGGCGCCGGCACGGCCGAGCACTTCGGCCTGATCGACCGCGTCGGCATCACCATGGGCACGTTCTCGAAATCGTTCGCCTCGCTCGGCGGATTCATCGCCGCCGACTGGGAAGTCATCAACTACATCAAGCACCGGGCGCGGGCGCTGATCTTTTCCGCCTCCATCCCCCCGTCCAACGCCGCCGCCGTGCTGGCCGCGCTCGACATCATCCAGGCGGAACCGGAACGGCGCGAGCGCCTCTGGAAGAATGCGCTGCGCATGCAGAAGGAGTTCCGCGACCTGGGCTTCAACATCTGCCACTCGCAGACCCCGATTGTCCCGCTCGTCGTCGGCGACGACCTCGATGCGTTCGCCTTCTGGAAAGCTCTCTTCGACAACGGCGTTTTCACCAACCCGGTGATTTCTCCCGCCGTGCCGC
Proteins encoded in this region:
- a CDS encoding pyridoxal phosphate-dependent aminotransferase family protein produces the protein MGIYPYFHPLQSAPGNEVIVDGKKCIMVGSNNYLGLVDHPKVKEAAAEAARKFGSGCTGSRFLNGTLDLHLELEERLARFMQRPAALVFSTGFQTNLGTIATLVGKNDAVVIDRSDHASIVDGTRLSFGKVYKFAHNNTEDLDRVLARVRREITRGGVIIVVDGVFSMEGDIINLADLVPVAEKYNARVLVDDAHAVGVLGKTGAGTAEHFGLIDRVGITMGTFSKSFASLGGFIAADWEVINYIKHRARALIFSASIPPSNAAAVLAALDIIQAEPERRERLWKNALRMQKEFRDLGFNICHSQTPIVPLVVGDDLDAFAFWKALFDNGVFTNPVISPAVPPGQAMIRTSYTATHTDDQLDRVVEVIAKVGREKGIIP